A part of Candida albicans SC5314 chromosome 2, complete sequence genomic DNA contains:
- a CDS encoding uncharacterized protein (Ortholog of C. dubliniensis CD36 : Cd36_20660, C. parapsilosis CDC317 : CPAR2_104730, Candida tenuis NRRL Y-1498 : CANTEDRAFT_133951 and Debaryomyces hansenii CBS767 : DEHA2F02068g): MMAISNTVLLVILIITFVLILGIFFLVGFCFASWCPFLCICSKRRKARVALKNILMNRSSSSNLVSQPCKRLNDLENQPVAIERNTDSASNIALKSYPMDSNHSAKICNATQSQICDGNSPNVDETHDSDFKSVLDNFDKSESCISHNFVEESRNESDLMPTLIAHPSQNAESIVQSEFDTYSLTLLLQYLIQTSTKPDDQAIRKVSDPFSDNYISVGEKVVIVKSFIGKTDTEFPSLQTGDLLRIIKFIVRDSDDSDEATGSIKSMRMAPKSPTRPRPRSRNQKQKQKQDYQPTSAITLESSNESFSSEIIINKSNPIHKNIYCVGLLLNSYLDFNNDQLNLELKVQETSSEEEEATEDLIKEFPLSIVSLETTVVKSVLAGEVGEEEEEEEQAQMN, translated from the coding sequence ATGATGGCAATTTCCAACACTGTTTTACTTGTGATTTTAATTATCACTTTTGTATTAATACTtggtatattttttttggtgggCTTTTGCTTTGCGTCTTGGTGCCCGTTCTTGTGTATTTgttcaaaaagaagaaaggcAAGAGTAGCTTTAAAAAACATTTTAATGAATCGGTCTAGTTCTTCTAATTTGGTTTCACAACCTTGCAAGAGATTGAATGATCTAGAGAATCAACCGGTTGCAATAGAGCGAAATACCGATAGTGCTTCAAATATTGCCTTGAAAAGTTATCCAATGGATTCAAACCATTCAGCAAAGATCTGCAATGCAACTCAATCACAAATTTGTGACGGGAATTCTCCCAACGTTGATGAAACTCATGATCTGGATTTCAAAAGTGTTCTagataattttgataaatctgAATCTTGTATTTCACATAATTTTGTAGAGGAAAGTCGTAATGAGTCAGATTTGATGCCAACTTTGATTGCACACCCATCACAAAATGCAGAATCAATAGTTCAAAGTGAATTTGATACGTATTCACTTACTTTATTGTTACAATATTTAATACAAACTTCTACAAAACCTGATGATCAAGCAATTAGAAAAGTCAGTGATCCGTTTCTGGACAATTATATCAGTGTTGGTGAAAAAGTTGTTATTGTGAAATCATTTATTGGGAAAACTGATACTGAATTTCCATCTTTACAAACCGGTGATTTATtaagaattattaaatttattgttcGTGACAGTGATGATTCAGATGAGGCAACGGGCTCTATCAAATCTATGCGAATGGCACCTAAATCCCCCACCAGACCCAGACCCAGATCCAggaatcaaaaacaaaaacaaaaacaagattACCAACCCACCTCAGCGATCACCCTTGAGAGTTCCAATGAATCATTCTCGAGTGAGATTATAATTAACAAGTCTAATCCCATCCACAAAAACATATATTGTGTAGGGTTGTTACTCAATTCTTATCTAGATTTCAATAACGATCAATTGAACTTGGAATTAAAGGTTCAAGAAACTTCCAgcgaagaagaagaagcaaCTGAGGATTTGATTAAAGAGTTTCCCTTGAGTATAGTTTCTTTGGAGACAACTGTTGTCAAATCAGTATTGGCGGGGGAAGTAggggaagaagaagaagaagaagaacaagcTCAGATGAACTAG